The stretch of DNA CTTGGTTGCTGTGGTTTACACTCACTAGCCTATGGAAATGGCAGTAATTTGGACAATTGCTGTATATTAAGTAGGATCTGAGCAAAATGTGTTTGTGATTGTGTGTAGTAATCTCACATGTGAGGCAAATCTTCCAAAACTTTGACCATCTTGTAATCACCTTAAGTGCAATGCTAACTTAGATAGTTCAATGCTTCCAAGTATTTAACCATCCACATATCATATTAGCATCAATTTTTCTCTGAATTGGCTAACTCTCTATATTACAATGTCTAATGTAATCAATGATGGAAATGATCCACAGTAGTTATTTACAAGTAACAAGATATTATGAACTTGATTTTGCATCTTGCTTGTTCATGAATGTTTGGTCTCCACTGGCCTGTAAAATTTTCGCCTATCCTTCCTTCTTGCAAGCATGAATGTTTGTTCATGaattcttaaataaaaataacaactaGCTTGAGGTTAACTAATTGTTAATAATGACTGATATTAATCAGATAGCTACTGTCTATCATGCTGAAAACTTCTGTAACCTTAACGATGAAGAAATCCGAAAAAAGAAAAGGCTAGAAAAGTATATAGAATTATGCAGTTTGTTCAATTTGGTGTTTTATTGATGTTGTACCTTACATTTGTTCCAAAGTCTTATTTCTTTTACAGATGTCTGAATTACTTAATCAGAAGTCTTCTATACAAGGAAAAGTTCCTTCAGGGTATCTTAACAGTATCTTTGATTTGAGTGGAAATTGGCTTCATGATGCTACAGACACCAAAACTCTCGCTTTCGATGGTTACTTTATTTCGTTGTATTATTTACACCTTACAGCATTTCCATTTGTTCTAAACGACAGAGTTAAGAAGTCTGTTCCACCTCATTGGGATCCAGCAGCCTTGTCTAGGTAACTTTTCCACATGTGGCCGTATGCTGTAAAAATATAGTGTAACTAATTATATGTGGGATGATGAAGGAGCTGCAATATGTGTTTTCAACTTTCTTATGCAATTTTAGCTAATTTCTAAACATTTTCTCTCAAAGAAGTAGAATTTTGTTTATTGATCATTAGATTGAACTTTCGGCATATAAACTGTTACATAATTGTGCTTCTATTGCCTAATTGGAAAATTTTGAGACAAGGATAAGTTACTCTAGTCCATCGTAAAGTTAGAAAATTGCTACTGCTGTGGTTGTTGTCAATAGTTGTAGTATAATATGCAGTATATATCTAATAATTTGTATTTTAGTAGGTTCATACAGACATATGGAACACACATAATAGTCGGCATGGCTATCGGTGGTCAAGATTTAATATGTGTCAGGCAAAACTCTTCCTCTACAATTCCTACATCCGAGCTTAGAGGGTATTTGGAGGACCTCGGAGATGTTATGTTTTCAGATGGGAAAAGCCCTTCATTAATACAGAGAAAGTCAAGAGATGGCAAACAAAAAGTATAAGCACCTCATTTATATTTAAGGGCCCTTTCTTCTTTTGTTCGGTAAACATTGATATTTTTACTAAATGTCGTATATTTATGTAGGTGCCCGACATCTTTAACCATATTTTGCAATCAAGCACCATGCAGTTGGCCAGCATTGCAGAAACATCGAGCGTTCGGCACATTGAGGTACTAAGCCATTGAGGGCTTGGTGGTGATTGGCAAAACCcctttgcattcaaaccccttgTCCTCTGTCTCTATGGTTTTCTGATTCCAGTTCTTTattcttaaaaatcatatctaaaTTTGTTTATTGTGATCGCGATTCTGTTCGTTCTAAATAACTTTCTCATTGACAAAGAAAGTATGTGTCCCATAAAGAACTGCAAAAAGTTCAAAAACAAAGAAAGTAGTGTTAAACCACTAATGAACATGTCTAGAAGTGTGTATATGGTATATGCCCCATGTTTTGAAGCCTTTACTCTTTAGCATGTCTAAGAGAATGTGTATAGTATTTacatgttgaattttatataAGCAAATTAAGTGATCAGTTTACGAATGCAGGGAAGAAGCAGATGAGTTGTGCCGAACGCTGGAGGAGAAAGAGGACAGTTCATGTACTGCCTCAGATCAGTTTTCTTGTATCACAATATAATGAACCTTGCTAAACAAGTTATGCGTGCAATTTAGTTGGAGAGGTTTTTTGTTAGGTCATGTAAGACTTTTGTTGGTTAAACTATTAGAAATTCAAGAGCAAATTGGGTCCTCTAATATAAAAAtgagcaatttagtccttatataatTCGTTTTGAAGCAAACAagtaacttttgaatagttttaatatttttcttatctaAATGCTcgtggaaaaaattgaaaataaacatgtctaaaagtttaatcataaaaaatccatctttctacagaaaatataacaaaaaagaagttaaaatgaACGAAGAAAACAACATTGAAGACCAAAATTGCTTCAAGTCAAATctagaaacaaaaatgaaattgagaaaataaaatttacgtTCTAAATTTTAGAATTCGAAATTGTTGATGCACGAACAATAGAATCCTAATTTGTCAATGGACAGAAAATCACTGATGAGATGAGTTGAAAGGTGTTTTACGGTCGGAAATGGAATACATAATTGGGAATATGAAGAAAAACCCTAATTCATTATGTTGATACAatcataagaatatttaatactaagaattttattaaattatatatttttgttaaattatatttaataataattattttaaattatattttatagtattatatattatgattttagtaaattcatataagaatatttaatactaagaatattattaaattatatatttttgttaaattatatttaataataattattttaaattatattttataatattatatattataattttagtaaattcacatattttattaaattatatatttttattaaattatatttaataataattatgttaaaatatgattaaattatttattatttatattaatcctctaatataaaaatttaataacaataacaataattatttacctaaacaaatttatgctaaggttATTCTAGTcgtttagttttttccattatgctattacaactccatgccattcaaccaaacacaagattactattacgcctctattccattacattcaaccaaacagttaatttgttattatatctctattccattacacctctaatccaatacagcaaaccaaacgtgcccttagtgtattttaatgtttaattttttgaaaaacaaaacttAATGCTTTAAATTATATCTGTTTTcttattttagcaatttttattttattttaatacttaaattatcaTTCTATCACACAATTTAGCCAatgacattaaataaaaaatctgaTATTTGGTGCTATTGGAACGCACCACGCAtctccttatattttttttatataatatatattatattaattaaaattttaaaacatttcatacatcattcaaaagtttattttgaaaataaaattttccaaaattctagaatattaattgtaaattcttaaaattcaaaataatatataaaaatttaaatttttttaaagaaattaaaaattagttcaatAGAAAACTAATCACCACTATTTCGATTGGCATGGACATTGTTGCAAATGCAGGAGGATGTAGGTTCGAGggcgttgaagcgcattatcctcctatttatgggttggggaggggctatgggTACTTCTAGACATCGTGTCCAAAAGAACAGATAtaatcaaaacctataatgaaaatattcagaaaaaatatacaaaatttgtaatatatttttaaaaacttcaatataaataattttttaaagatttaaaatattaaatattaaattcgaTAAACAAGCCAATGCCCAGTCAATGCCAACCAACGGTAAATTAATGGTGATAAAATTCAATGGTATATTTtctaaagtaaataaatttaaaatttatttttttattttttagattatatattaatttcaataaaaatgaacGTCACATGTCACGTTCTAAATGGTTAGAGGTGGAGGTAAATTTAAGGTTTGACAGGGCGTTGTCCCCATGAAAATATTGTTATGCAACCCcttaataaaagataaaattataaattaatatattgtcaaattatactttggcccccCAAAAAACATTCTATGAAGTCCCttcaaaaataatgaaatcataaattaatacattataaaaattatactttgacaTCTCAAAAGTTTATAATTCAATTCCGACCCCCTAAAAGATTAGATTTGCCCTTGGTTGGAGGTGCTACAAGGGTTTTTTTTAATGATAGTTTAAGTACCAGAATGAGACCACAATTTTAAGTACCAAAGCGAGAAAAAGAGTATAATTTGGGACCAAACTTAGGATAAAGCCATAAAACCTAAATTTAtgtgaaaattagaaaaaaaaactattattataattattttcattaacAATGAttgagaaaattggggaaaaaatGGGTATAATCACAAGTGTCATCATCCATTTTACAGTCTGAGTATAGTCATGTTCAGGCCAAGGGCTTTTTTTAGGTAAAACCTTTCTAACAATGTCAATTCTAAGATTCGAACTTGAtccaaaataatttcttttttaactttAATGAATTGACATTAATTTAAATACATGTAAAAGCAAAAAgattttttcaacaatttttcgGAGAAAAttctttttaacaattttaaatatgaaataatttactttattgtgctaaattaataaaaaatggcCGTTTTTTAATTAGGCCTTTAGGCCATTTTTTAATTAGGGAAATAGGCCGTttttaggagagagaaaggaataGCGCTTCAGTTGGGTGCTCTTTCTGCACAGGAGGCAGGAAAGCACGCCTAGCTGGATGcacttttcctttctctctctagGGTTTGGGTTTGTATTGttgttaaggtttagggttttgagatttaggtttagggttttcgACTGAAACCGCATAAGTTCATAAGTAGATTTGAGGGATCGGGGATGTGATAACGCACCTcagaacacatacatttcatatgtcatggaAAGATAGGACCATCACTCAGAAACCCATTATAGGGAAATCTAGTTTCGGGGTAATAATGCTTGATATGATCAGGGGTCGAAGTCTAGATAGAGGTCCTAATAAGCGATCGTGATGCGGTCACGAGTTCGACTATAACTGGGAGGCCAGGTGATGGTCATTACGCAGTTAGGAGTTGAAGTTTTTTGGATACCCGCAAACGATGCcctatatataccatacataagattgaaGCCATAATCATACGAAAAAACTCTAAGGACTTTCGGTGTAATCAacgtaattttttttctatttccaagCAGTCGATGTCTTTGACCTTTTATTCTTATCTAAAGGTTGACACCGAGGTGGACACAATAGGGCTCGCAAGTGAAGAGTGGATGTTTCAGCACAGTAGCGGTCAAACTCGGTTCGGCACTGCAGCAGTTGTAATTAGTAATGGCTTGTTTAATAACGACAACTGTCATCACCCCGAAAGGAGCATCACCTTTACTGCACCACAATAGTCGCTCCCTGCCTGAGAGTTCTCTTGCGTCCACAACGGCGTCGACCTTCAAATAAGAAGGAAGGTTAAAGTTACTGGTTGCttggaaatggagaaaaaaattacacCGATTATAGTAGGAAGCCCCAGAATTTTTTCGTATAAATATAACCTCAAACTTTTGTATGGTATTTATAGGGCATCATTTTCGGGTATCCAAAAATATTGAGCTTGTGGTTGTATAATGATCGTCAACTGGCTCCCTCATTATACCCCAATCCATTATCGCATAACGTCTGTCGATTGAGACCTTCATGTATTCCTCCACGCATAAAGCAAAATCACCTTGGAACCTAACTTCCCCAGAATAGGTTCTGGAGGTAATGGTCTCATCTCAGTAGGACATATGAAATGTGTACGTCTCAGAGCGATATCGCATCACAGACGACTCAAGAATACCTTgaacattaagaaaatattttatagagGAGGGATGGTGAGAGGGGAGAAGATGATTGAGAGAAGATGAAGCTTGGTGTCTGAGAGCCCTTTTATAGGCCCAGAGAAGGGTTGATTcgcaaattaaaaattttctttcattGAAAATGTGCTGTGAGAGACACATTTAAAGTTTTGCAGCAGAAAACGTGTTTAAAGTGGCTGAAAAATATGAAGCATTAGACACTTTTAATGTTTGGCAGAAGAAAAAAGTTAAAGAAAGCACGCCTAGCTGGAGGAGCTTTCCTGATGACATGGCAGGAAACCGTGCCTAGCTGGACGAGTTTTTAGAAAGCGCATCCAGCTAGACGTGCTTTTCTGCCATGTCATTAGGAAAGCTCCCTCAGCTGGGCACGCTTTCTTTAACATTTTTCTTCTGTTAAAGTGCATTGAGCACAGATAGGCTGAAATTGTATGACTTATTCTCTGTATAAGGGTACATTAGGGCCTCAGCATAGATAATATTATTTTCTTCTAGATAATATATTCATTACAATGCTTCCATTATTCAGATGTtccaaatttgttattttttgttaaattatgcaTAACTCACATTAGACAGTAATGAAGACAAATGAGATGCTTGAATGAAAAACATTGGTTTATTTattccaaaaatatatatttacatcgcactgttaaaaacaaaataaatcattCGTGTCGTTGGGGAGAATATGTGCAGTAAGGTGGTGGATGACGGTTGCATGACAGATTTTTGCGAGGCTCTAGAGGTGCGGGCTTGTACACTTTCTTCCCAGCATCATCAGCGCCTCCACCTTTACCTAGCAATGACCCTTGGGCCTTGTCTCCGGCTACGCCAACGCCATCATCGTCCTTCGTGGTCAACTACTTTGTCATCCTAGGCTCATGTCGTGTATCCTCTATTCCCATGGCTGGTGGTTGCGTCAATAAGCCACTCCGATAAAATAGTGATGAGGTTAGTGTTTGTGTCACTATCAGCATGTAACAATAAGGTGCCCCAAATCTTGGGCCCATCGGCATTGTCCTCGGTATTGACACTGGCTTAAGCTGCTGCATAGGCATCTATAGCGGTGTCGTCATCGGCGGCGATGCATGTGCCGGCATCTGGCCAGCCATTTGGGTCGGTATCGAGGTCGACATAGGGTGAAGAATGTGAAGAATTGGTGTTCCAAAATATGTATGTGTGGGAATAGAAGAACTACCCATGTACGGTGGTGGTGCATAGTGCGATGCTAGTGAAAAAAACACGGGGTTAGTGAAATGAACATTAATAAGTGAAGTGAATTGACCCAGATAGTGCGTAGACATAGGTGGCGCTTCTCTTGCTGAAGTCGATGACAAACTCGTCATGTGACCGCGTCCCCTCCTACGCTATTGCTGTGGTGGGCGTCGTTGCCTCTTCGATCGAATTTGCCTACTCCTCATCTTCGGTAATAGCAGATACGACTTCTCGGCAAATTTGAACCATGTCATGTAATTAATATCTACTATCGTGTCCGTTGAGAAAAATGGTTCGTGGACGAGTAATGATTCCATCCTACGACCTCAAGCCTGGATGTACTCCTTGTGCTTCTCTACCCAGTCCTCATCATTCTTCCCCTGCATGTCCACCTTGTGCAGCTCTTTCATGTCTCGCGCTGGCGATGGAATCCATTACCTCCACCCGAATAGTCGTAACAACTAGTCTAATTCGTGCATTTTAACCATCGCGTACACTAACAATAACACCTTCGCGTCCTACATATCCCGATTTCGAAACACTTTCTGTTGGATGAAATATATGATATCGGGGTCGGCGTATGACATCtatttaaattgaaaagaaaaattgtaaatatCGTTACTTACGATTTTTTAAACTAATCATTGCGTAATTAATATAGGTTTGAAAGAATAAGTAATGAAATTCGACTTCGGAGCGTTGATCTAACAACCACCTAAAATCTTCAAGCTCCTTTGGCAATCCCACGTAACACAACCCATGGTTCCACATGTACAGGCGATATGTACGTTGAAACATATTACAAATAAAAACATTTACTGTACAAACTacgtatttattaataaatttaaaatttttaccttGCCACCAACGGGAACAAGTATGGGTTGGTCACTCTGGGACGTAGAAACAGTAATTTCCACTAGGCCTACGATTGCAGTAGAAGCAAGCAACCACCGATCGAATTCACATTCGGTAGTGTGACTCGACACAACTCCTGGTATAACGTGGACAAGACATCAGGTCCCCAACTTAGTTTTCCACATTCGGTGAAGTCCACTAGATGTAGTAGGCACCTTACACGCACCAAATTTCATGATTTATCGAGTATTAAAATTCTCCTGATTAACCTCATGATGAATGCTCGGGCGTATTATTCTATGACTTCCTCTGTTGGGTCTTCAGAAAGCTCTTCGAAATTATCCTTCAATCAATTGATCGATATCCGACCATTGTCAAACGTGTTTGGGACCTTCCCCAACATTGCTCTGCAAAGGCCCACTTTACTGGGAAAACCGCTGATCCTGTGACGACTGACCCATCCACTAGCAAACCATGTTGTAACATTATGTCCTCAAGTCTGATTGTACACTCGTCGCATGGAAGGTGGAAAATGTGTGTTTCAAGTCTCCATCTTTCCGCCAACAGGCTAATTAGTGTAGGATCGAGTTTGTAGCCCCTAAGCATGCGAGACGTATGTAAGAATCCAACCTCTTGCAAGTAGCCTCGAATTTGAGGGATCAAAGGCTTTCCCATATTATGTATTAACGTCTCCAAAACACAATCATCATactatttataacataaaaaaatatttcaaattataaaaaaataattaaatttaacataattgaaaataacgaaatttaaaatttcatcttaCCTTTGCTGATTGGGCAGTGGAAATATGCTTGTCGTCAAAAGAATTAAAGAGACGACCATTTGTGAGAAATTAAttcgaaagaataaaataagagataattaaaaaaaataaatcagaTTATCGATAAAATTAGAACTAAAAGATTAAGAGAGTTGAAATAAGgatgtgaatgaaaaaaattttagAGGATATTTATAAGGTAAAAAATTACcgttagtccctttaattttttttaccgttggagcGGTAACGTTCATAAAATAGTTACTTTTTTTACCGTTGAGGGAAAGCGAGTCCAGCTAGCCATGCTTTCTTGCCACCTGTGCAGAAAGTGCGCCCAACTAGACTCGCTTTCCCTTTTTCTCCTAAAATCGACctatttctttaatttaaaaaaaaacccaaaggcctaattaaaaaataaaaacgacATTTAAACCTAATTTTGCCCCTTATTAGGTTGAATCTgtctaaatatattatttaaaaaaaattatttctcattatctattatgaaaaaaaaattaccgagcgtattttcatttttaatttattgaaaacaaatttttttatttatgaaacatatttttaatttctaaaaataaaaataaaaaaacaaattcttAAAACCATATAAATCTTTCGAAATCTAAACCAAACCCAAAATTTTCTATTAGTTGAAGGGACATAAATTGTTGGGAAAATTTAATCAAATGTATTAGAGATATTTAGGAAAATAGTAACAAGAACATATATCAAATCATATCATAtgccaaataataacaataatgttGATGAGAGCAggtcatatcatatcatatacgTGTTGAGATACCAATCATGTCTAAAGGGCATACCTTTACACCTCCACTATAATTACTCCTTTTTCAACCATTTATAAACCCTATggtaaatcataattttttatttccttCCTCCAAATCCATTTTGTGCTTTAAAAAtagataacaaaagaaaaaataaagccaTCTATCAAATCAAGTTTCAACTTTTATAATtaccacaaaaaaaaaacccccaaggtttgtttgattattttatttagattcaaaTCAAAGCTGCCGCTGTCACGtaataattaatctaacacatattcCATCAACTTgaattgatatttaaatattaaaaatatattatttatatttaaatttaattcataaatatgactattattatattgtttacaactcataaataataaaaatcatgtAATTCTTCTGACTCGAATTTACAACTTAAATTCTTAGCGTAAGCGAAAGGTGAAGACTGGTTTAATAGGTCTATCAAATTGGGTGAAGTCTGATTCAGAcaaaaacttggaaaaatttttgGAGTTAGGATTTGATCGGTGTTGAATGATAAGGAAAAACGCTATCCCATAATATCACCGTTCCCATAGGAATCTATATTATGGGACAGCTGACATGAGGTTGCAGAGGATAAcctaaaaagagaaagaaaagaaaagagaattgtAAAAACTTATTTGAAAGGTTTTGGGATGAGTCATTTTATTCCAtcaccatttttttttataaaaaaagaaaaaattaacagTAGTACAGTGTTGTTTCTTGTTCCTATGAATCAATTCCCTTTCTCTTTTCTTATATATGTTTGGTCATTGGTGTATGTGACCCACACGTGAACCTGTACATGGAACGTCATGGAAGGCAAACAACCTTGTTGAATGCTGCGACTGCGACCAGTCAGCTTTGCCTGGTGTGTTTTGCCAGATATCAAATTCTCGCCTATCAGTGTTGCAGTATTGCTGCAGTAGCAGTAAAACAAAAATCTCCCCCAATGGTAAACGTACGTGAAAACAAAGACAGAAACAACAAAAAACCAGTGCAATCCTTTCATATATTTCAACGTTGTCAGGTCTGCACGTGTTGTCTCTGCCTCAGTTATGGGTCCCCCCCCATCAATTGCTGACTGCTGTTGTCACACACTAGTATTAatttttttcccctttctttctttctttctttccataTTTTGGTGCCCCATCCATCCCATCTTTCAACTTTGGTCTTTTTGGCGCAGTTAATGCATCCTAAACCATACATATCCCATGGAGTTTGATTGCTTGCTTTTAGAGGATACCTAGATGCTCCATGATGTTTcactttcatattcagaaatatTTCATTTgctaactttttttatttattttaaatattaataataatgattgAAATTATGAGTACAGCACAATTCTGTATGACACCACATCTACTAGCAGCATGTAATAATTTGAAATTCCATAAATATATAAGACACAAGTGGATCTGAAAAACTTCACTGGCAATAAAAAAGGTGATGAAAGCGTTGATGTGATATTGTGTTTGAGCTTATGAAATTTGGTAGTCATGGATAGGATGGTTAAAAGAAAGGGGGATGTAAATGTAATAACAATTagtaattacttttaaaaaagtaattattcatatatgtgatTTTAAGTTGGGATTTCAAGCTTTCTCGTATATTCTTTGAAATAAAAAtgcaaagagagagagaaaaagagaaagaggaaAGGACTGAAAACGGCAGTGAAAGTGGGACAAAGGCACAGAAAGGGAAAGAGTGGGGAGGGCCGCACGAGGGGGGGCACTCAGAATAGTGGTAACTGCATGCAGAGGTCGGGGTTGTTGTTGCTCCTGTACCCCCTCTCTCTCACACTCTCTCACTCACTCCTTCCCTTCCCTCTAAGGATTCTCGCTGTCGGCTGACACATCCATTAACCCACCCATTTCACTCATCTCTTCAAATTACCTTTTCCCCTCGCCTCTCCTATGCTGTCAACTCTAATTATCCCCTTATCATGCACATCTTGATATATTTTTGTTTGGTTAggatagaaaaagaaatatacATATCGGGTTTGTTTAATCAATAATTCATGGTTGTAAATGTAAGGGATGTTGTAAGGTTTGGAAATATACTAGAGCAAAATAAAACTGTTAGCGTTGAtggaaacacaaaaaaatatatatattttttcatgctatttaaattcatatagtttcggtaaaatttttatcaaaaaatatataattattataaaataattaaattttacttaaattataaacatgttgaattttaattaattttataataaattttaattttaattttaatccaatttaatttaggttaaataaattattgttaattaattatgagaAGGGGCCTATTTGAGTTGAATCGAGAAAACTGATTCAACCaagcactgggcagcccaaaaccgtcccacatgttgacccaatcagcttgtttggcggattatttggcttgcaaaatagcccttaaagactccttcaatttgcattcaaacccctccactattatgcctttctagatttgcccctaccttaaaacagcaagtttgaaaccttcaaacttgccacgtgtgtggctggccatgggggactctatggctgctgatttttgctatttttagcagccttctcaacctataacTACCCTCATTGGCTACTCACTTCAAAcatatctcaaattcattcatttcttcacttctctctcacttttctttcttcattcccttctattgttcttcattttcatccccattcccttgccgatttcacctcttgagaAAGATTCATTCAACCACCATTTGAagtagcattcaagtgttcgtggaagcctcagttcaacaagaacaagcggagaaggaggagcggagcaaactaaTCAAGCCTcagagaaacaccagatttgattcttgttccttatcctcctaattttattgttgttgttatgaacatgtccatgaatatttgtgatgttggtatgtttaatttaattcatatggcttaaatttaattcgtgttaggttgattgcatttcgtctacttgagttattaaaattgtgtttgtgttgttataagcCTCTATAAGATGTTGAtcaagtaaaaccatgactaagttattattgcattacaattgtaaggtaactaatgaattaattatttaaacggattgaaattgtaattaattgacatgatacttaatcagtgcatgtttagtcatctaaggtagctgagggttgaattagcaacggtatctaacgatacattagtcttgcataacttgcaagattattgtgattaaactgtttcaaggtagaaatacattgttacctcacgtaatcttttatgtgtttatgagattgaattaattctttgaattggcatagagatatgtacaatagattattttaatttcataagtatgtatgtgcattaacacatttgcttattaaaatttgtttaatcggttgaattgacatagagatatagtcaagagataaatagattttggtaagtaagtatgttcataagttagcaaattaccgagttgccgtgaatttattcgtaacaacataaacatgagtttaataattctaatttaaaaaatgttaGCACAATTATGTcgtcttgattaaaatcatcttttgaaatcgtgcattggaacttttattttatttttatttattttacttagttaaaatcctagtttttaatcatctcctcaaatcaaaatatttttcttcaccaaagtatttttaaaattgaatttataaataattcttttcacagtccctgtgggtacgataactcgacatttacttgtcactttattacttgttgcgactgtgtacacttgcacatttccgtcgttctaGTTGACATGAAACTAAATTGAGCGTAAACAAATAAAGCAATCACCGTGTCATGGAAGAACCACTATCTTAGACGC from Gossypium hirsutum isolate 1008001.06 chromosome D04, Gossypium_hirsutum_v2.1, whole genome shotgun sequence encodes:
- the LOC107898228 gene encoding MACPF domain-containing protein CAD1, which produces MTDINQIATVYHAENFCNLNDEEIRKKKRLEKYIELCSLFNLMSELLNQKSSIQGKVPSGYLNSIFDLSGNWLHDATDTKTLAFDGYFISLYYLHLTAFPFVLNDRVKKSVPPHWDPAALSRFIQTYGTHIIVGMAIGGQDLICVRQNSSSTIPTSELRGYLEDLGDVMFSDGKSPSLIQRKSRDGKQKVPDIFNHILQSSTMQLASIAETSSVRHIEGRSR